A single genomic interval of Nocardioides nitrophenolicus harbors:
- a CDS encoding response regulator transcription factor, with translation MSRIVVAEDDPKQAELIRRYAVAEGHEVTVVGDGRAALDEVRRRTPDLLVLDVMMPRVDGMDVCRILRGSPGTEHLPILMLTARRSEDDLLLGLDLGADDYLTKPYSPRELMARARSLLRRSRLSSTASPHPVAVGALTVSPATHSVSFRGEDVEVTPGEFALLAALTSEPGRVFTRDQLLRAVHGLDGYVSRRSVDVHVVQLRKKLDASLIRTVYGVGYALVAT, from the coding sequence ATGTCCAGGATCGTCGTCGCCGAGGACGACCCCAAGCAGGCGGAGCTGATCCGTCGCTACGCCGTCGCCGAGGGGCATGAGGTCACGGTCGTCGGCGACGGCCGGGCGGCGCTCGACGAGGTGCGCCGGCGTACCCCCGACCTGCTGGTGCTCGATGTGATGATGCCGCGGGTCGACGGCATGGACGTGTGCCGGATCCTGCGCGGCTCGCCCGGCACCGAGCACCTGCCGATCCTGATGCTGACCGCGCGCCGCAGCGAGGACGACCTGCTGCTCGGACTCGACCTGGGCGCCGACGACTACCTCACCAAGCCCTACTCCCCGCGCGAGCTGATGGCGCGGGCTCGGTCGCTGCTGCGTCGTTCCCGGCTCAGCTCCACGGCCTCGCCGCATCCGGTCGCCGTCGGCGCGCTGACGGTGTCCCCGGCCACGCACTCGGTGAGCTTCCGCGGCGAGGACGTCGAGGTGACCCCCGGGGAGTTCGCGCTGCTGGCCGCGCTGACCTCCGAGCCGGGCCGCGTCTTCACCCGCGACCAGCTGCTGCGGGCGGTGCACGGTCTGGACGGGTACGTCTCGCGGCGCAGCGTCGACGTCCACGTCGTCCAGCTCCGCAAGAAGCTCGACGCCTCCTTGATCCGCACCGTCTACGGCGTCGGCTACGCCCTGGTCGCGACGTGA
- a CDS encoding peptidoglycan-binding domain-containing protein, with amino-acid sequence MRRAQLAVTAVVVLAVTAGTGGWLLTGRDPAPATEHDASRPTVAVEQGTLRQRVQLTGTLGYGTPRTVTGAGDGIVTWLPSAGVTVARGGQLYRVDDAPVALLYGELPLYRELAEPVPPDQPADDAPPPPPAQHQRGNDVDLVARNLAALGFYDGPTRDATYAGALLSAVRAWQSARDEEPTGVLGPGNVLVSTGPVRVDSLTAQVGDPAAAPVLTVTTTAKVLTLDLLETDAQGVAPGRRIRVTLDDGTVVRTEVRHVGAPTPSDDGGPPTVPVVVRPRKSGALTGAAPGPVTALLVTAARHDVRYVPVTALLALAGGGYALERPDGALVPVDIGMVADGEVEVDGIESGASVVVAR; translated from the coding sequence ATGAGGCGAGCTCAGCTCGCGGTGACGGCCGTCGTGGTGCTCGCGGTCACGGCCGGCACTGGCGGCTGGCTGCTCACCGGCCGCGACCCCGCACCCGCGACCGAGCACGACGCGAGCCGGCCGACCGTCGCCGTCGAGCAGGGCACGCTGCGTCAGCGCGTCCAGCTCACCGGCACGCTCGGCTACGGCACCCCGAGGACCGTGACCGGCGCCGGGGACGGCATCGTCACCTGGCTGCCCAGCGCCGGCGTCACCGTGGCCCGCGGCGGCCAGCTCTACCGGGTCGACGACGCGCCGGTCGCCCTGCTGTACGGCGAGCTGCCGCTCTATCGCGAGCTCGCCGAGCCGGTCCCGCCCGACCAGCCCGCCGACGACGCGCCGCCGCCACCTCCGGCGCAGCACCAGCGCGGCAATGACGTCGACCTCGTCGCCCGCAACCTGGCGGCGCTCGGCTTCTACGACGGCCCGACCCGGGACGCGACGTACGCCGGCGCTCTCCTGTCGGCGGTCCGCGCCTGGCAGTCGGCGCGCGACGAGGAGCCCACCGGCGTGCTCGGGCCCGGCAACGTCCTCGTCAGCACCGGGCCGGTGCGCGTGGACAGCCTCACCGCGCAGGTCGGCGACCCGGCCGCCGCCCCCGTCCTGACGGTCACGACGACTGCCAAGGTGCTGACGCTCGACCTGCTCGAGACGGACGCCCAGGGTGTCGCGCCGGGCCGGAGGATCCGGGTGACCCTGGACGACGGAACGGTGGTCCGCACCGAGGTGCGGCACGTCGGCGCGCCGACGCCGTCCGACGACGGCGGACCGCCGACCGTCCCGGTGGTGGTCCGGCCCCGCAAGAGTGGCGCCCTGACCGGGGCCGCGCCGGGTCCGGTCACCGCCCTCCTGGTCACCGCCGCCCGCCATGACGTCCGGTATGTGCCGGTCACCGCGCTGCTCGCGCTCGCCGGGGGCGGCTACGCGCTGGAGCGCCCCGACGGCGCCCTCGTCCCGGTCGACATCGGGATGGTCGCGGACGGCGAGGTCGAGGTCGATGGCATCGAGTCCGGCGCGTCGGTGGTGGTCGCGCGGTGA
- a CDS encoding ABC transporter ATP-binding protein, translating into MSVLELAGVSKAYAGGVVALREVDLSIAAGEDLAIVGPSGSGKSTLLHLMGTLDRPSAGRIHLAGEDATALSDDALSRLRSRWLGFVFQQSHLTDRLTAVENVAVGLLYAGTPRRHRRALAEDALDRVGLGHRRDHLPHQLSGGERQRVGIARALVNRPALVLADEPTGALDQSTGRQVLALFRELHAQGTTIALITHDPTVADTFSRRVEIRDGRITP; encoded by the coding sequence GTGAGCGTCCTCGAGCTGGCCGGGGTGAGCAAGGCGTACGCCGGCGGCGTGGTCGCGCTGCGCGAGGTCGACCTGAGCATCGCTGCCGGCGAGGACCTGGCGATCGTCGGGCCGTCGGGCTCCGGCAAGTCGACCCTGCTGCACCTGATGGGCACGCTCGACCGGCCGAGCGCCGGCAGGATCCACCTCGCCGGTGAGGACGCGACCGCGCTGAGCGATGACGCCCTGTCGCGGCTCAGGTCCCGGTGGCTGGGCTTCGTCTTCCAGCAGTCGCACCTCACCGACCGGCTGACCGCGGTCGAGAACGTCGCCGTGGGGCTGCTGTACGCCGGAACCCCGCGCCGTCACCGCAGGGCCCTCGCCGAGGACGCGCTCGACCGCGTCGGCCTGGGCCACCGGCGCGACCATCTCCCGCACCAGCTCTCCGGCGGCGAACGGCAACGGGTCGGCATCGCCCGGGCTCTCGTCAACCGGCCGGCGCTGGTCCTCGCCGACGAGCCGACCGGCGCCCTGGACCAGAGCACCGGCCGCCAGGTGCTCGCGCTGTTCCGCGAGCTGCACGCCCAGGGCACCACCATCGCCCTGATCACCCACGACCCGACGGTGGCGGACACCTTCAGTCGGCGGGTCGAGATCCGGGACGGAAGGATCACGCCGTGA
- a CDS encoding ABC transporter permease: MTDALHEAWRGVRGRPGRAVLSGVGIALGMATLVLVTGIPASGQADLDRRLTALGTDLLVAQPSAASDDAPALPEQAAAMVRRIGPVEAASAVASLDARVRRTPFADPNDTAGIVALAATGDLLETIRGRLASGAFLSTPELPTAVLGAQAADWLGITRLDPARPPQIAVGDAFLAVVGILAPMPLTPELEQAVLVGWDAARELGFDGHPTVVYLRAAESRVESVRDVLPATLSPELPGLVGVSRPSDALAAKRATQGTFSALFLGLAGVALAVGGIGVANTMIVGVLERRREIGLRRALGARRKDVRRQFLTEAMLLSVLGGLTGVVAGTLGTLGFAAARGWPPVVPLTALAGGLAGSVLVGALAGLYPAVRAARLPPTEALAT; encoded by the coding sequence GTGACCGACGCACTGCACGAGGCCTGGCGCGGCGTCCGCGGCCGCCCCGGACGCGCCGTCCTGAGCGGCGTCGGGATCGCCCTGGGCATGGCGACGCTGGTCCTGGTCACCGGCATCCCGGCCAGCGGGCAGGCCGACCTGGACCGCCGCCTCACCGCGCTGGGCACCGACCTCCTCGTCGCCCAGCCCTCCGCGGCCAGCGACGACGCGCCCGCCCTCCCCGAGCAGGCGGCGGCGATGGTACGCCGGATCGGGCCGGTGGAGGCGGCCAGCGCGGTCGCGAGCCTCGACGCCCGCGTCCGGCGTACCCCGTTCGCCGATCCCAATGACACCGCCGGCATCGTGGCCCTGGCCGCCACCGGCGACCTGCTCGAGACGATCCGCGGTCGGCTCGCGAGTGGCGCCTTCCTCTCCACCCCCGAGCTGCCGACCGCCGTGCTCGGCGCCCAGGCCGCCGACTGGCTGGGCATCACGCGCCTCGATCCCGCGCGGCCACCCCAGATCGCGGTCGGCGACGCTTTCCTCGCCGTCGTCGGCATCCTCGCGCCGATGCCGCTGACGCCGGAGCTCGAGCAGGCCGTGCTGGTCGGCTGGGACGCCGCGCGCGAGCTCGGCTTCGACGGGCACCCCACCGTCGTCTACCTCCGCGCGGCCGAGAGCCGGGTCGAGTCGGTGCGCGACGTGCTGCCGGCCACCCTCAGCCCGGAGCTGCCCGGACTGGTCGGCGTGAGCCGGCCGAGCGACGCCCTGGCCGCCAAGCGCGCCACCCAGGGCACGTTCTCCGCGCTCTTCCTCGGTCTGGCCGGCGTCGCGCTCGCGGTGGGCGGCATCGGCGTCGCGAACACGATGATCGTCGGCGTGCTGGAACGTCGGCGCGAGATCGGGCTGCGCCGCGCGCTGGGCGCCCGCCGCAAGGACGTGCGACGGCAGTTCCTCACCGAGGCGATGCTGCTGTCGGTGCTCGGCGGCCTGACCGGCGTCGTCGCGGGCACGCTCGGCACGCTCGGGTTCGCGGCCGCGCGGGGCTGGCCACCCGTCGTACCGCTGACGGCTCTTGCGGGCGGACTGGCCGGGTCGGTGCTCGTCGGCGCGCTCGCCGGGCTCTATCCCGCCGTACGAGCCGCCCGGCTGCCCCCGACCGAGGCCTTGGCGACGTGA
- a CDS encoding HNH endonuclease — MTATTVALLNASYEPLGKVSFKQAIRMVARKVAAIEEADEDRTAGPWPWPRVIRLLRYISPTWLYRPAGWHRGGVFIRDGHRCAYCGAKARTLDHVIPASRGGQWSWLNIVAACEPCNNRKADRTPAEAGMRLRFEPYVPTRAQLASLA; from the coding sequence GTGACCGCAACAACCGTGGCGCTGCTCAACGCCTCCTACGAACCCCTCGGCAAGGTCTCCTTCAAGCAGGCCATCCGCATGGTCGCCCGCAAGGTCGCCGCCATCGAAGAAGCCGACGAAGACCGCACCGCAGGCCCCTGGCCATGGCCACGCGTCATCCGGCTCCTGCGGTACATCAGCCCCACGTGGCTCTACCGCCCAGCTGGCTGGCACCGCGGCGGCGTCTTCATCCGCGACGGCCACCGCTGCGCCTACTGCGGCGCCAAGGCTCGCACCCTCGACCACGTGATCCCCGCATCGCGAGGCGGCCAATGGTCCTGGCTGAACATCGTGGCGGCCTGCGAGCCCTGCAACAACCGCAAGGCCGACCGAACCCCCGCCGAGGCCGGGATGCGGCTCCGCTTCGAGCCGTACGTCCCCACCAGGGCGCAGTTGGCCTCCCTCGCATGA
- a CDS encoding WhiB family transcriptional regulator, translating into MEIRNGRMRPTTATTQTVDSAESILNTKGVTVAYDHPTPREATIQWRCVDHEDPEVFDPADDEALAVARDFCGGCEARGLCLLLGTSRDEWGVWGGVLLEGGKPVEKVRQRGRPKKVAAA; encoded by the coding sequence ATGGAGATCAGGAACGGACGGATGCGCCCCACCACGGCGACCACCCAGACGGTCGACTCTGCGGAGAGCATCCTCAACACCAAGGGCGTCACCGTGGCGTACGACCACCCGACACCCCGCGAGGCCACGATCCAGTGGCGGTGCGTCGACCACGAGGACCCGGAGGTCTTCGACCCGGCCGACGACGAGGCCCTCGCCGTCGCGCGGGACTTCTGCGGCGGCTGCGAAGCACGGGGGCTCTGCCTCCTGCTCGGCACCAGCCGCGACGAGTGGGGCGTCTGGGGCGGTGTGCTCCTGGAGGGCGGCAAGCCCGTCGAGAAGGTCCGGCAGCGCGGACGGCCGAAGAAGGTCGCCGCAGCCTGA
- a CDS encoding LysR family transcriptional regulator — protein sequence MLSLHQLTCFLATYEHRSLTRAAEELGYAQPSVSEQVRGLERSLGVQLFRRVGRGVVPTTAADTFRPHAEKVLAAADEAQRAVASIRSLETGTIRFGMFGVARLYGGADLVADVLERYPGVRVELVGRHSMDVQENLRRGRLEAAVIAVAGLSSEGMTITPIARDELVYVSADPSRLTGPVTAKRLAEASLVMPESTYRDSDSGRIVLRQMLHEAGYNPSTRIEVEDVENAIELVGRGLADTVTNKAAAVQLVPRLAPNAGWVSLRPRIYDTMAIVHRAGATLSPAARLMIELATQRIRGIMEPV from the coding sequence ATGCTGTCGCTGCATCAGCTGACCTGCTTCCTCGCGACCTACGAGCACCGATCGCTGACCCGGGCGGCCGAGGAGCTGGGCTATGCGCAGCCGTCGGTCTCGGAGCAGGTGCGGGGACTCGAACGATCGCTGGGGGTGCAGCTGTTCCGGCGGGTCGGGCGGGGCGTGGTGCCGACGACGGCGGCAGACACCTTCCGGCCGCACGCGGAGAAGGTGCTGGCGGCCGCCGACGAGGCGCAGCGGGCGGTCGCGAGCATCCGGTCGCTGGAGACGGGGACGATCAGGTTCGGGATGTTCGGCGTCGCACGGCTGTACGGCGGCGCGGACCTGGTGGCCGACGTGCTGGAGCGCTACCCGGGGGTCCGGGTGGAGCTGGTGGGCCGGCACTCGATGGACGTGCAGGAGAACCTGCGCCGCGGGCGGCTGGAGGCGGCGGTGATCGCGGTGGCGGGTCTGTCGAGCGAGGGGATGACGATCACGCCGATCGCGCGCGACGAGCTGGTCTACGTCTCGGCCGACCCCAGCCGGCTGACCGGGCCGGTGACCGCGAAGCGGCTGGCCGAGGCGTCCCTGGTCATGCCGGAGAGCACCTATCGCGACTCCGACTCGGGGCGGATCGTGCTACGGCAGATGCTGCACGAGGCCGGCTACAACCCGAGCACCCGGATCGAGGTCGAGGACGTCGAGAACGCCATCGAGCTGGTCGGGCGTGGGCTCGCCGACACCGTCACCAACAAGGCCGCGGCCGTGCAGCTGGTGCCCCGGCTCGCGCCGAACGCCGGCTGGGTGTCGCTGCGGCCCCGGATCTACGACACGATGGCGATCGTGCACCGGGCGGGCGCGACCCTGTCGCCCGCCGCGCGGCTGATGATCGAGCTCGCCACCCAGCGGATCCGGGGGATCATGGAGCCGGTGTGA
- a CDS encoding alpha/beta hydrolase encodes MSKRTLIVAVVTVWALVLAGAVGIGIVLLGGDDSDDRDPATPRASDPATPEGPDGRSLEDFYAQKITWTRCDDDECGTLDVPIDYQNPGAGSIKLAVERRRATGDRIGSLVVNPGGPGAPGTDTAKDADFYFADALRSSYDIVGFDPRGTGDSAPVDCLSDDALDAYVAADPDPDTPEEVETAKENSQEFWSGCQARSGAVGGHVSTVEAARDMDVLRAALEEDQLDYFGFSYGTRLGATYAELFPDKVGRMVLDGAVDPSLSPRDGALSQAKGFETALRSYLQSCVDDGDCFLGDSVDAGLKTIKDLLAEIDATPLKTSDTEGRELTVGLAFYGLILPLYSKDNWPYLDDGLKEALDGDGSTLLQLSDFYGSRVNGAYTDNSLEAISVINCLDDPWSITPDEVPAQFPDFEKASPTFGDVFAWGLTACNGIPFTSTDEPDLKIDGSGAAPIVVLGTTRDPATPYAEAVAMAEQLDSAVLVSRDGDGHTAYNKANSCVDDAVHAYLIDGTVPQDGLTC; translated from the coding sequence GTGAGCAAGCGGACCCTGATCGTCGCGGTCGTCACCGTGTGGGCCCTGGTGCTGGCCGGAGCCGTCGGCATCGGCATCGTGCTGCTCGGGGGCGACGACTCCGACGATCGGGACCCGGCCACCCCGCGGGCCTCCGACCCGGCGACTCCCGAGGGCCCCGACGGGCGCAGCCTCGAGGACTTCTACGCCCAGAAGATCACCTGGACCCGCTGCGACGACGACGAGTGCGGCACCCTCGACGTGCCGATCGACTACCAGAACCCGGGCGCGGGCTCGATCAAGCTCGCCGTCGAGCGTCGGCGGGCCACCGGCGACCGGATCGGCTCCCTCGTCGTCAACCCGGGTGGTCCCGGTGCCCCCGGCACGGACACCGCCAAGGACGCCGACTTCTACTTCGCCGACGCGCTCCGGTCGTCGTACGACATCGTGGGCTTCGACCCGCGCGGCACGGGTGACTCCGCGCCGGTCGACTGCCTCAGCGACGACGCCCTCGACGCCTACGTCGCCGCCGACCCCGACCCCGACACGCCCGAGGAGGTCGAGACCGCGAAGGAGAACTCCCAGGAGTTCTGGTCCGGCTGCCAGGCCCGCTCCGGCGCGGTCGGTGGCCACGTCAGCACCGTCGAGGCCGCCCGCGACATGGACGTGCTGCGCGCCGCGCTGGAGGAGGACCAGCTCGACTACTTCGGCTTCTCCTACGGCACCCGCCTCGGGGCGACGTACGCCGAGCTGTTCCCCGACAAGGTCGGCCGGATGGTCCTCGACGGCGCGGTCGACCCGTCCCTCTCGCCGCGTGACGGGGCGCTGAGCCAGGCCAAGGGCTTCGAGACGGCGCTGCGGTCCTACCTCCAGAGCTGCGTCGACGACGGCGACTGCTTCCTGGGCGACAGCGTCGACGCCGGTCTGAAGACGATCAAGGACCTGCTCGCCGAGATCGACGCGACGCCGTTGAAGACCAGCGACACCGAGGGCCGCGAGCTGACCGTGGGGCTGGCGTTCTACGGCCTGATCCTGCCGCTGTACAGCAAGGACAACTGGCCCTACCTCGACGACGGGCTCAAGGAGGCGCTCGACGGCGACGGCTCGACCCTGCTGCAGCTCTCCGACTTCTACGGCTCACGGGTCAACGGCGCCTACACCGACAACAGTCTCGAGGCGATCTCGGTCATCAACTGCCTCGACGACCCGTGGTCGATCACGCCCGACGAGGTCCCCGCGCAGTTCCCCGACTTCGAGAAGGCATCGCCCACCTTCGGCGACGTCTTCGCCTGGGGCCTCACCGCCTGCAACGGCATCCCGTTCACCTCCACCGACGAGCCCGACCTGAAGATCGACGGCTCCGGCGCCGCGCCGATCGTGGTGCTCGGCACCACCCGTGACCCCGCGACGCCGTACGCCGAGGCGGTGGCGATGGCCGAGCAGCTCGACTCGGCGGTCCTGGTCAGTCGCGACGGCGACGGGCACACCGCCTACAACAAGGCCAACAGCTGCGTCGACGACGCCGTCCACGCCTACCTCATCGACGGGACCGTGCCCCAGGACGGGCTCACCTGCTGA
- a CDS encoding DNA polymerase III subunit delta', translating to MTVWDTLVGQRHVITALELAVAGQGMTHAWLFTGPPGSGRSNAAIAFAAALQCAQGGVGPDCPDGCHDCRTVLAGSHADVSVVRTEKLSIGVDEVRDLVRRASLSPMGDRWQILIVEDADRLTEQACNALLKAIEEPNGRTLWMLCAPTVEDVLPTIRSRCRLVTLSTPTAEEVAGFLVARGVGEPLAFYAARASQGHIGRARALAFDEAVRTRRQEVVSMPARLTSLGRCMDAATRLASSAKDEADAITAELDAREKTDLDAAYGVVERGRRPREYAPALAALEKGQRTRAKRRHLDVVDRGLTDLMSVYRDAIALASGAPGALVNEEIRDQVEAIVASSTPELNLRRIGWIFAAREQMLEFNVPVALALESMMVALQAPQR from the coding sequence ATGACCGTCTGGGACACCCTCGTCGGGCAGCGCCATGTCATCACCGCGCTCGAGCTGGCGGTCGCCGGCCAGGGGATGACCCACGCCTGGCTGTTCACCGGCCCGCCGGGCTCGGGGCGGTCCAATGCGGCGATCGCCTTCGCGGCCGCGCTGCAGTGTGCCCAGGGCGGGGTCGGGCCCGACTGCCCCGACGGCTGCCACGACTGCCGCACGGTCCTCGCCGGCTCTCACGCCGACGTGTCCGTGGTCCGCACCGAGAAGCTCTCCATCGGCGTCGACGAGGTGCGCGACCTGGTCCGGCGGGCCTCGCTCAGCCCGATGGGCGACCGGTGGCAGATCCTGATCGTCGAGGACGCCGACCGGCTCACCGAGCAGGCCTGCAACGCGCTGCTCAAGGCGATCGAGGAGCCCAACGGCCGCACCCTGTGGATGCTCTGCGCGCCGACCGTCGAGGACGTGCTGCCGACGATCCGGTCCCGCTGTCGCCTGGTGACCCTCTCGACGCCGACGGCCGAGGAGGTCGCCGGCTTCCTGGTCGCGCGCGGCGTCGGCGAGCCGCTGGCGTTCTACGCCGCCCGGGCGAGTCAGGGCCACATCGGCCGGGCCCGGGCCCTCGCGTTCGACGAGGCGGTGCGCACCCGCCGCCAGGAGGTGGTCTCGATGCCGGCCCGGCTCACCAGCCTGGGGCGCTGCATGGACGCCGCCACCCGGCTCGCGTCGAGCGCGAAGGACGAGGCCGACGCGATCACCGCCGAGCTCGACGCCCGGGAGAAGACCGACCTCGACGCGGCCTACGGTGTGGTCGAGCGCGGCCGGCGACCCCGGGAGTACGCTCCCGCGCTCGCCGCTCTCGAGAAGGGCCAGCGCACCCGCGCCAAGCGCCGGCACCTCGACGTCGTCGACCGTGGGCTGACCGACCTGATGTCGGTCTACCGCGACGCGATCGCGCTCGCCAGCGGCGCTCCCGGCGCGCTGGTCAACGAGGAGATCCGCGACCAGGTCGAGGCGATCGTGGCCAGCTCCACGCCCGAGCTCAACCTGCGCCGGATCGGGTGGATCTTCGCCGCGCGCGAGCAGATGCTGGAGTTCAACGTGCCGGTGGCCTTGGCCCTGGAGTCGATGATGGTGGCATTGCAGGCGCCGCAGCGGTGA
- the tmk gene encoding dTMP kinase: MTIPSHPRWPGAYAETGVFVCFEGGEGGGKSTQSRLLRDRLAAAGYAVRLTHEPGDTPVGREMRRIVLSPETGELAHKTEFLLYLADKSEHVETLVRPALARGEVVITDRYVDSTLAYQGAGRALDRDELEDVSRWATGDLRPHLTVVLDLEPEAGLGRFEERDRIEGEGLEFHQRVRQSFLDLASRNPDHYAVIDARAPIQEIADRIAARVEPLLMRATRSGS; this comes from the coding sequence GTGACCATCCCCTCCCACCCCCGCTGGCCCGGCGCGTACGCCGAGACCGGGGTCTTCGTCTGCTTCGAGGGCGGCGAGGGCGGCGGCAAGTCCACCCAGTCCCGGCTGCTGCGCGACCGGCTGGCCGCGGCGGGCTACGCCGTGCGGCTCACCCACGAGCCGGGCGACACCCCGGTCGGGCGGGAGATGCGGCGGATCGTGCTCAGCCCCGAGACCGGCGAGCTGGCCCACAAGACCGAGTTCCTGCTCTACCTCGCCGACAAGTCCGAGCACGTCGAGACCCTGGTGCGCCCGGCGCTGGCCCGCGGCGAGGTGGTCATCACCGACCGCTACGTCGACTCCACCCTCGCCTACCAGGGCGCCGGCCGGGCGCTGGACCGCGACGAGCTCGAGGACGTCTCCCGCTGGGCGACCGGCGACCTGCGGCCCCACCTGACCGTCGTCCTCGACCTGGAGCCGGAGGCGGGCCTGGGGCGGTTCGAGGAGCGCGACCGGATCGAGGGGGAGGGCCTGGAGTTCCACCAGCGGGTGCGGCAGTCCTTCCTCGACCTCGCCTCCCGCAATCCCGACCACTACGCCGTGATCGACGCCCGGGCCCCGATCCAGGAGATCGCCGACCGGATCGCCGCCCGGGTCGAGCCGCTGCTGATGCGAGCCACGAGGAGCGGGTCATGA